A genomic stretch from Bordetella sp. N includes:
- a CDS encoding ABC transporter ATP-binding protein, which yields MEAILSVEGLRVGFRGAAGWADVLHDVGFSVAPGRTLCIVGESGSGKSITCQAILGLLARNGRQTGGRVLFQGRDLTALPERELLSVRGGAIGMVFQDPLGSLNPVHTVGSQLHEALALHTPLSAAQRAARALELLEMVGIPEPRQRLRSYVHQFSGGMAQRVMIAMALACNPKLLIADEPTTALDVTIQAQILDLLNRLKAQLGMAMLFITHDLGVVAEMADDVVVMRQGRVVETATAAELFSNPREPYTQHLLAAMPRLDIRAPVYRPRETWL from the coding sequence TTGGAAGCGATACTCTCCGTCGAGGGTCTGCGGGTAGGTTTCCGCGGCGCGGCCGGATGGGCCGACGTGCTGCACGACGTCGGCTTCAGCGTCGCCCCTGGCCGCACGCTATGCATCGTGGGCGAGAGCGGCAGCGGCAAGAGCATCACCTGCCAGGCCATTCTGGGCCTGCTGGCGCGCAACGGACGCCAGACGGGCGGACGCGTCCTGTTCCAGGGCCGCGACCTGACGGCCTTGCCCGAGCGCGAGCTGCTGTCGGTACGCGGAGGCGCCATCGGCATGGTGTTCCAGGACCCGCTGGGTTCGTTGAATCCCGTGCATACGGTGGGCAGCCAGTTGCACGAGGCCCTGGCTTTGCACACGCCTTTATCGGCGGCGCAACGGGCCGCGCGCGCGCTGGAGCTGCTGGAAATGGTGGGCATTCCTGAACCCAGGCAGCGCCTGCGCTCCTATGTGCATCAATTCTCCGGCGGCATGGCGCAGCGCGTGATGATCGCCATGGCGCTGGCCTGCAACCCCAAGCTGTTGATCGCGGACGAGCCCACCACCGCGCTCGACGTCACCATACAGGCCCAGATCCTGGACCTGCTGAATCGCCTGAAAGCGCAGTTGGGCATGGCCATGCTTTTCATCACGCACGACCTGGGCGTGGTGGCGGAGATGGCCGATGACGTGGTGGTCATGCGGCAGGGGCGGGTGGTCGAAACCGCTACGGCCGCCGAATTGTTCTCGAACCCCCGCGAGCCCTACACCCAGCATTTGCTGGCCGCCATGCCGCGTCTGGATATACGCGCGCCGGTGTATCGGCCCCGGGAGACATGGTTATGA
- a CDS encoding ABC transporter substrate-binding protein, translating into MLKIKRRAVRGVLSCLSAVLLPMLAGGPAHAQDANDARPNLTIAVNELARTLDPAAGNGNVDVRIYYSIFDTLIRRDFNHPEANGGAKLVPGLATSWSWTTPTTFEVKLRPDVTCHDGSKFKADDVLTTFSPERLWGPDAYYAEGPAYFGTLRKVEKVDDTTVRFTTAEHDASLEQRLSSYMSFVICGDAWNKYKKDGVAAKVWMDDAAKALRWNPVGTGPYKFAGYQKNDHVTLQAFDAYYGGKPAAKKVTFKSVPEVAARVAGLVAGDYDIAAELPPDQWQALAGYKDLTLKTVPLENSHVVVFNTNDALLSDKKLRHALSLAIDRQALIDALWKGKTYAPNGYQLPSFGNLYDKNRAGYTYDPEQAKKLLKLSRYKGQEISYRLIPNYYLYNVEAAQIMQEMWRAVGINVRIDFVDSFKDVRKPGVQMFAWSNTYRIPDPTGSLLILWGADSEAQKSQKLYTANPEFNTLAKTLYTATDAAERRATYTKVLDIFEDDMPMTMLYNPVTGYAMKKKVAWQPYAQYYMDLRPDNLSFGSP; encoded by the coding sequence ATGTTGAAAATCAAACGGCGCGCCGTACGCGGCGTGCTCTCGTGTCTGTCGGCCGTGCTGCTGCCCATGTTGGCCGGCGGTCCCGCCCATGCCCAGGATGCCAACGACGCCAGGCCCAACCTGACGATCGCGGTAAATGAGCTGGCGCGTACGCTCGATCCGGCGGCAGGCAATGGCAACGTCGACGTGCGTATCTACTATTCGATCTTCGACACGCTCATCCGCCGCGATTTCAACCACCCGGAAGCCAATGGCGGCGCCAAGCTGGTGCCCGGCCTGGCGACGAGCTGGTCCTGGACCACGCCCACGACCTTCGAGGTGAAGCTGCGCCCGGACGTCACCTGCCATGACGGCAGCAAGTTCAAGGCCGACGACGTGCTGACCACGTTCTCGCCGGAACGCCTGTGGGGCCCGGATGCCTACTACGCCGAAGGCCCTGCTTACTTCGGCACGCTGCGCAAGGTGGAGAAGGTCGACGACACCACCGTGCGCTTCACCACCGCCGAACACGACGCGTCGCTGGAGCAGCGGCTGTCCAGCTACATGTCCTTCGTCATCTGCGGCGATGCCTGGAACAAATACAAGAAAGACGGCGTGGCCGCCAAGGTGTGGATGGACGACGCCGCCAAGGCCTTGCGCTGGAACCCCGTGGGCACCGGCCCTTACAAGTTCGCCGGTTATCAGAAGAACGACCACGTCACCTTGCAGGCCTTCGACGCGTACTACGGCGGCAAGCCGGCAGCTAAGAAAGTCACGTTCAAATCCGTGCCGGAAGTCGCGGCCCGCGTTGCCGGCCTGGTGGCGGGCGACTACGACATCGCCGCGGAGCTGCCGCCGGATCAATGGCAGGCCTTGGCGGGCTACAAGGACCTGACCTTGAAAACGGTGCCGCTGGAAAACAGTCATGTGGTGGTGTTCAACACCAACGACGCCCTGCTGTCCGACAAGAAGCTGCGCCATGCACTGAGCCTGGCGATCGACCGTCAGGCCCTGATCGACGCCCTGTGGAAAGGCAAGACCTATGCGCCCAATGGCTACCAGCTGCCCAGCTTCGGCAATCTGTACGACAAGAACCGGGCCGGTTATACCTATGACCCCGAGCAGGCCAAGAAGCTGCTCAAGCTGAGTCGCTACAAAGGCCAGGAGATCTCGTATCGCCTGATCCCGAACTACTACCTCTATAACGTCGAGGCCGCGCAGATCATGCAGGAGATGTGGCGTGCCGTCGGGATCAACGTGCGCATCGACTTCGTCGACAGCTTCAAGGACGTGCGCAAGCCAGGGGTGCAGATGTTCGCCTGGTCCAATACCTATCGCATCCCCGATCCGACCGGATCCCTGCTGATTCTATGGGGCGCGGATTCCGAAGCGCAGAAATCGCAGAAGCTCTACACGGCGAATCCGGAGTTCAACACTTTGGCCAAGACCTTATACACGGCCACCGATGCGGCAGAGCGGCGCGCCACCTACACCAAGGTGCTGGATATCTTCGAGGACGATATGCCGATGACCATGCTGTACAACCCGGTCACGGGTTATGCCATGAAAAAGAAGGTCGCGTGGCAGCCCTACGCCCAGTACTACATGGACCTGCGCCCCGACAACCTGTCGTTCGGATCGCCGTAA
- a CDS encoding MurR/RpiR family transcriptional regulator → MKDPTIGSFMPAQKVAARAGVHPSTASRLARKLGFDTYSAMREALEFEQDASARVRKRIESAAGRSLLESVVAGEMAALSRLMAQVSPEQIAAATNSLRRASRIIVIGESHAGSLAELFARRLKRSGYLATGLAHADWQAADELISLTQKDLVFGMIFRHDSPGVVRALTLAAERGAGTILLTDRAVAAAATTTITARRGEPGEFHSLTVPMAICNTLVLELSRVDRGRSMEALAQLEDLRLSFENAGAPRKRRITAVE, encoded by the coding sequence TTGAAGGACCCGACCATCGGCAGCTTCATGCCCGCACAGAAAGTCGCGGCCCGCGCCGGAGTGCATCCGTCCACGGCCAGCCGCCTGGCGCGCAAGCTGGGTTTCGACACCTATAGCGCCATGCGCGAGGCGCTGGAATTCGAACAGGACGCCTCGGCCCGCGTCCGTAAACGCATAGAAAGCGCGGCGGGACGGTCCCTGCTGGAATCCGTGGTGGCCGGCGAGATGGCGGCCCTCAGCCGCCTGATGGCGCAGGTCAGTCCGGAGCAGATCGCTGCCGCCACCAACAGCCTGCGCCGCGCGTCCAGAATCATCGTCATCGGCGAAAGCCACGCGGGCAGCCTGGCCGAATTGTTCGCGCGCCGCCTTAAAAGGTCCGGCTATCTGGCGACCGGCCTGGCGCACGCGGATTGGCAGGCGGCCGACGAACTGATCAGCCTGACGCAGAAAGACCTGGTATTCGGCATGATCTTCCGCCACGACAGTCCTGGCGTGGTGCGCGCCCTGACGCTGGCGGCGGAAAGAGGCGCCGGCACCATCCTGCTGACCGACCGCGCCGTGGCGGCCGCGGCCACGACAACGATCACCGCCAGAAGAGGCGAGCCCGGGGAATTCCATTCCCTGACGGTGCCCATGGCGATCTGCAACACGCTGGTGCTGGAGCTGTCCCGGGTGGACCGGGGCCGTTCGATGGAAGCGCTCGCCCAACTGGAAGACCTGCGCCTGTCGTTTGAAAACGCCGGCGCGCCGCGTAAGCGACGAATAACCGCCGTTGAATAA
- a CDS encoding ABC transporter ATP-binding protein: MSRQEYDGDLLEVDGLRRYFGGARSWFGKGSGKAGSIRAVENVSFNLRIGETLGLVGESGCGKTTTGRMIVGLDRPTQGVIRFKGKDLASLSAPQWRDKRAEVQIIFQNPLAALDPRLPVGKQIREPLDLHDIGIPSERDAEVAELMRAVSLPPELAQRFPHQISGGQAQRVVIARALALKPSLIVCDEPVSALDVSVQATVIALLEHLQQEYGIAYLFISHDLRVVRRLSHRVAVMYLGQIVEEGWTDELYDQPLHPYTRALLSAIPDVSKTPGQDRGGRVVLKGEPPSPANPPSGCHFHTRCPYVLRRCTTEAPELRVIDGIHAVRCHFAEQIKELR; encoded by the coding sequence ATGAGCCGCCAGGAATACGATGGTGACCTGCTGGAGGTCGATGGCCTGCGCCGCTATTTCGGCGGAGCGCGCTCGTGGTTCGGCAAAGGTTCAGGCAAAGCCGGCAGCATCCGCGCTGTCGAAAACGTGTCCTTCAACCTGCGCATCGGCGAGACCCTGGGCCTGGTCGGCGAAAGCGGCTGCGGCAAGACCACGACGGGGCGCATGATCGTCGGCCTGGACCGGCCCACCCAAGGCGTCATCCGCTTCAAGGGCAAGGACCTGGCGTCTCTGTCCGCGCCGCAGTGGCGCGACAAGCGCGCCGAAGTCCAGATCATCTTCCAGAACCCGCTGGCGGCGCTGGACCCACGCCTGCCCGTGGGCAAGCAGATCCGCGAACCCCTGGACCTGCATGACATCGGCATCCCCAGCGAGCGCGATGCGGAAGTCGCCGAACTGATGCGTGCCGTCTCGCTGCCCCCCGAGCTGGCGCAGCGCTTTCCGCATCAGATCAGCGGCGGGCAGGCTCAACGCGTGGTGATCGCGCGGGCGCTGGCGCTCAAGCCCAGCCTGATCGTCTGTGACGAGCCGGTGTCCGCGCTGGACGTGTCGGTGCAGGCCACGGTGATCGCCCTGCTGGAGCACCTGCAGCAGGAATACGGCATCGCGTACCTGTTCATCTCACACGACTTGCGCGTCGTCAGGCGCCTGTCGCATCGGGTCGCCGTGATGTATCTGGGCCAGATCGTGGAAGAGGGCTGGACCGACGAGCTGTATGACCAACCGCTGCATCCCTATACCCGCGCGCTGCTGTCCGCCATCCCTGACGTGTCGAAGACGCCAGGGCAGGACCGGGGCGGCCGCGTGGTCCTCAAGGGCGAACCGCCCAGCCCGGCGAATCCGCCCAGCGGCTGCCATTTTCATACACGCTGCCCTTATGTGCTGCGCCGTTGTACGACCGAGGCTCCCGAGTTGCGCGTGATCGATGGCATTCATGCCGTGCGCTGCCATTTCGCGGAGCAGATCAAGGAACTTCGATGA